In Dendropsophus ebraccatus isolate aDenEbr1 chromosome 13, aDenEbr1.pat, whole genome shotgun sequence, the sequence ATGTGCATGAGCCTTTGGTTCCCCTCCCCAAATCACAGGTTGGCCAACAAGTTTGTGCATAGAAACTGTACACAAGGGAAAATATGGCGGCTCAATGTAATGTCCAGCGTTCGGATAGTACACCACCTCCGGCTTCTCTTTTCCTTCTTCCGCCAGTAGCTGGCAAGCTGTTTGGGCATAGAAGTCGCTCTTCCAGTTCTTGTCATCTTCTCCCACAATGAAAAGAAACTTGCAATCCGCTTTTCCCACAGGGATGAGGCTCCTCCGGTTCGCTTCCTCTAGTGGGTTATGAAATATCTCACTCATATCTACAACTCCCGGCTGGGGGTATTTTAACTTCTTAACATCATAACCAAGAGGGGGCAGAGTGATGTCCTTATAGTGAAGGGCGGTTATAACGTTAGTCACTGAGCCATTCACAACAGCTGAGGCAGCTATGCCTTTAAGGAAGGAGGACATACAAACAACCAGCTCTCCACCTTTAGAATGTCCGAGGAGACCGATTCCCGGACCCTTCACCTGAAAAAGAGAAAACAGTAAAGTGCTCTGCCCGTATCCTGTACATATGAACAAGCCATAtgatacagtcatggccaaaagttttgagaatgacacaaatattatattttcacatgatctgcttccCTCTgattttctgtgtgtttgtcagatgtttttatcacatacagagatATCATTGCAATcacattatgagtaacaaaagcttatactgacagttagaatgagttaatgcagcaagtcaatatttgcagtgttcaggacctctgcaattctccctggctgctctcaatcaacttctggaccaaatcctgactgatagccatccattcttgcacaatcaatgattTCATTTTGTCAGaacttgttgttttttgtttgtgcacccgtctcttgatgattgaccacaagttctcaatgggattaagaactggagagtttccaggccatggaccccaaatctttgttttgttccctgatccatttagttatcacctttgctttatggcaaggtgctctatcatgctggaaaaggcattgctgatcgccaaactgctcttggacggttgggagaagttgctcttggaggacattctggtaccattctttattcatggctgtgtttttaggcaagactgtgagagagccgattcctttggctgagaagcaaccccgcacatgaatggtttcaggatgctttacagttggcatgagacaagactggtttggatgtcccaaacaatcagaaaggggattcatcagagaaagtgactttaccccagtcctcagcagtccactccctgtacctttttcagaatattagtctgtccctgatgttttttctggagagaagtggcttctttgctgccctccttgagaccaggccttgctccaagagtctctgcctcacagtgcgtgcagatgccctcacacctgcctgctgccattcctgagcaggctctgcactgctggtagcccgatcccgcagctgaaacaattttaagagacggtcctggcccttgctggtctttcttgggcgccctggagccctTTTGGCAACAatagaacctctctccttgaaattcttgatgatgcgatagattgttgactgaggtgcaatctttctagctgcaatactctcccctgttaggccatttttgtgcagtgcaatgttgaatgcacgtgtttctttagagataaccatggttaacagaagagaaacaatgatgccaagcaccagcctccttttaaagtgtccagtggtgtcattcttacttaatcattgatctgcagccctgtcctcatcaacacccacacctgtgttaatggagcaatcactgaaacaatgttagctggtccttttaaggcagggctgcaatgatgttgaaatgtgttttgggggataaaggtcattttctaggcaaatattgactttgcaagtaatcgcagttaagctgatcactctttataacattctgtagtatatgcaaattgccattttaaaaactgaagcagtagactttgtaaaaattaatatttgtatcattctcaaaacttttggccatgactgtactttcactttaaaaggggtagttcacaaaaaaaacctttcaaatcacttggtgccagaaagtgatatagatttgtaatttacttcaattaaaaaatctcaagtcttccagtactgttcagctgctgtatgtcctgcaggaagtgctattTTTCCCctggtctggagagcaggagaggttttctgtgaggatttgctactgctctagacagttcctgacatggacagaggtggcagcagagagctttgtgtcagactggaaaaaaaattcagattttGGCCTGTATTAGGCCTTACTTTTTGCATCATGGTGCTTAGTTTTATCAGTATTTATTTGGATTAGATTggcctttttgattttttttttattaatttttttttctgatatatgatGTAACCAAaacctttttttatatttatgctGTTTACTAAGTGGGTTTTTCCGGctatgaaaaaataataataagtatgtcAAAAACAATACAGAAGCGATACCCACCTCTCTGCACTCCTCCGCTGTCGTCCTACAGGTCTCTGacataaccccccctcctccacttccaagatgaaCTCGTCTTGCAAATAACAAcccgctcacccaatcactggccgtgacactgtcctgcagtggtcactgattggctgagcaggctgtcatccccAAGAtgagtctgtcttggaagtggaaGCGGGATCCTCCCGTGGACATAGtggagacctgtaggaggacaccggAGGACCGCAGAGAGGATAACCTctatattgttttgttttgttttttttaaacactgcaaCCACATAGCTATTGTTTTGCATAgccagatagcccctttaataataatatatgctTTGTGTTTTTACATTAACAGGCCAGGGCTAGGATGCCGGTGGCGCGGTTCTCGTGCACATCGCTGTcctattcccgagcactggcccagaatgaagcactggaggcgggcctgctggcccccagtatgacaaaacccctgtgtgacgcggctccattgatttcataacagaggggagggggtttcatcacactggggaccAGCAGGCCGCCCAATGCTTCATGCTGCAGTCCTGTGGTGGAAGAAGCCAACTGGACACCTGACAGGTGTGGTACCTGCCATTCAGCCATTTCCTGCTGCAGTCACTTGATTCTGCCATTGAAAGGTTTAAAGGAGTAGTGTGACGAAAAATATTTTCCCCTATTCCCTCGCCACATGAAAAGTTATTTAACTTCAAAATATACTTTAATAGCCAATTCAGCATCTTGCCCCACTTTACCTGGTCCCGCTGTCCTCTGGAAGTGGCTTACTTCTGGGTTCGTCAGGACCATCTTACAGGGGGCGCCTCCTTGGGTTGGGATGCAGGGCCGACTACGTCACGATCCAGGGCGTTCCTCCGAGCTCCCTCGTAAGATGGTCCTGGCAAACCTGGAAGTAAGCTACTTCCGGTGGCCAGTGGGACCAGGGAAAGTGGGGTAAGATGCTGGAATTGGCTACCAAAGTATATTATCAAGTTATATAACgtttcatgtggggagggaatgggggatAACATTTTTCGCCGCACTAGTCTTTTAAGCGACTGCCATAAGCAGGATTGCTGTTCCCAGTCAATAGCAGCTGACCCCCACTGTGTATGGGAAATCCACAGCCTCTGGGCTACATGTTGCTGTACCATGTGAAGGATACTACTGACATAAGACCCCACCTGAGGATGCCGCAGCATGAAGTTTACCGCTTCTTCAAAGTATTCCAGCCGCAGGTCCTTCATCTCTTTAGGTAGATCCTCGTACTTATAATAAGCTAATGCCAGGGTGGCAAATCCTTTATCAGCCAGCAGGGACGCCTTGTAATCCAGGAGTCCTCCGCCCGTACCTTGTACCTCTATAACTCCTGGAAATGGACCGGGACCTGTACAGATAATATATAGTTATAATAACTGAAGAGGTAGCACAGTCCTTACATGCTTATTAGGGTCACGTCCCAGATATTCAGGGTGACATCTACTATGGCTAACAacttggggtgtgcgacctgtgtgcctgcacagggcgcctcactcccggacAGCTGGGGGCCTGCACCGTACATCTAACtagaaatagaagttagatgtgctgtgtgtctgccggagcgccccccagctggcctCCCGCTCACCCTCCTCCTAGGTTCTggcacacagcacatctaacttctatttctagttagatgtgcagcgcaggtctctgccagagcgcccctggCCACCCTCCTCCCGCACTGGTTAGTTCCTCCCCTGCGCGGCACCGTACCGTCACCCGGACCGCACGTCCAGCCAACTAGTAAGGGGATGTGCGGTCTGGGTGAAGTCAAGCTACGACGGTACTCTGGTAAGAGAACTCTCGGCGGGGGTGGTAGCTGTtcggagggctggggtgatagttgtttggggagctgtagttgggtggggggctgggggtggtagttgtttgggaagctgtagttgggtggggggctgtagtttggggggctgggggtggtagttgtgtggggggctgggggtggtagttgtgtgggctGTGGTTGTTACAGGGGGCTGGTAGTTTGGGGGgcttggggtggtagttgtgtggggggctggaggTAATAGTTGTGTGTGGAGCTGTAGttggatgggggctgtagttgtgtggggggctgggggtggtagttgtgtgggtgCTGTCGTTGTGTGGGAGGGCTGGGgcggtagttgtttggggggctgggggtggtagttgtgtaggGGGCTGGAGGTAATAGTTGTGTGGGTGCTGTtgttgtgtgggggggctgggagctgtagttgggtggggggctGGAGCTAATAGTTGTGCGGGAAACTAGttgggtggggggctgggggtgttaGTTGAGTGGGAAGCTGGGGGtgttagttgtgtgtatggcggggGGGTCGGTTGATGGTTGATGTCTGGAGGGGTgcgaggctgaaggagctttatgttaccttaaatgggggggagggggggggggggcacttaaaaaaaaagcttttgcacagggcgccattaaCCCTAAGTCACCCACCTTACCAGGGTCCTGAACTGCAATCACTGCATTTCTGAAACAGTATATGAGGAGaatgatactgtatataataactgCTGTACAGGGGTCTGAGAGAGCTGGGTGATACCGCTGCAGTATAGGAGGAtatgatactgtatatagtgacactgccatacaggagcctgggagagctgggtgataccACTGCAGTATAGGAGGAtatgatactgtatatagtgacactgccatacaggagcctgggagagctgggtgataccACTGCAGTATAGGAGGAtatgatactgtatatagtgacactgccatacaggagcctgggagagctgggtgataccACTGCAGTATAGGAGGAtatgatactgtatatagtgacactgccatacaggagccTGGGAGATCTGGGTGATACCGCTGCAGTATAGGAGGgtatgttactgtatataggagcctgggagagctgggtgataccGCTGCAGTATAGGAGGGTATGTTACTGTATACAGgagcctgggagagctgggtgataccGCTGCAGTATAGGAGGGTATGTTACTGTATACAGgagcctgggagagctgggtgataccGCTGCAGTATAGGAGGAGATGATACGGTATATAgtgacactgccatacaggagcctgggagagctgggtgataccGCTGCAGTATAGGAGGATATGATACGGTATATAgtgacactgccatacaggagcctgggagagctgggtgataccACTGCAGTATAGGAGGAtatgatactgtatatagtgacactgccatacaggagcctgggagagctgggtgataccGCTGCAGTATTGGAGGGTATGTTACTGTATACAGgagcctgggagagctgggtgataccGATGCAGTATAGGAGGGTATGTTACTGTATACAGgagcctgggagagctgggtgataccGCTGCAGTATAGTAGGAGATGATACGGTATATAgtagccagggctgtggagtaggTAAGCCGTAGCTccgtctcctgctccttcataaatggccggtcagataccaggggagttatttatcacactggctcagcagcttctccataatgtcctacatgatcctggggcgattctgagggaataaggaaagatataaaggttcacacatagtgatatagaggggtcacacatagtgatatatagaggggtcacacatagtgatatagagagggggtcacacatagtgatatagagagggggtcacacatagtgatatagaggggtcacacatagtgatatatagaggggtcacacatagtgatatagagagggggtcacacatagtgatatagagaggggtcacacatagtgatatatagaggggtcacacatagtgatatatagagaggggtcacacatagtgatatagaggggtcacacatagtgatatatagaggggtcacacatagtgatatatagaggggtcacacatagtgatatagagaggggtcacacatagtgatatagagaggggtcacacatagtgatatatagagaggggtcacacatagtgatatatagagaggggtcacacatagtgatatagagaagtcacacatagtgatatatagaggggtcacacatagtgatatagagaggggtcacacatagtgatatagagaggggtcacacatagtgatatagaggggggtcacacatagtgatatagaggggtcacacatagtgatatagagaggggtcacacatagtgatatatagagagggggtcacacatagtgatatagaggggggtcacacatagtgatatatagaggggtcacacatagtgatatagaggggggtcacacatagtgatatatagaggggtcacacatagtgatatatagagaggggtcacacatagtgatatatagagagggggtcacacatagtgatatatagaggggtcacacatagtgatatagagaggggtcacacatagtgatatagagaggtcacacatagtgatatagaggggtcacacatagtgatatagagaggggtcacacatagtgatatagaggggtcacacatagtgatatagaggggtcacacatagtgatatagaggggggtcacacatagtgatatagagaggggtcacacatagtgatatagagaggggtcacacagtgatatagagaggggtcacacatagtgatatagagaggggtcacacatagtgatatagaggggtcacacatagtgatatagagaggggtcacacagtgatatagaggggtcacacatagtgatatagagagggatcacacatagtgatatagaggggggtcacacatagtgatatagaggggtcacacatagtgatatagagaggtcacacatagtgatatagagagggggtcacacatagtgatatagagaggggtcacacatagtgatatagagggggtcacacatagtgatatagagaggggtcacacatagtgatatatagaggggtcacacatagtgatatatagaggggtcacacatagtgatatatagaggggtcacacatagtgatatagagaggggtcacacatagtgatatatagaggggtcacacatagtgatatatagaggggtcacacatagtgatatatagaggggtcacacatagtgatatagagagggggtcacacatagtgatatagagtggtcacacatagtgatatatagaggggtcacacatagtgatatagagaggggtcacacatagtgatatagagagggggtcacacatagtgatatagagaggggtcacacatagtgatatagagggggtcacacatagtgatatagagaggggtcacacatagtgatatagaggggtcacacagtgatatagagaggggtcacacacagtgatatagagaggggtcacacatagtgatatagaggggtcacacatagtgatatagagagggggtcacacatagtgatatagagaggggtcacacatagtgatatagagagggggtcacacatagtgatatagagagggatcacacatagtgatatagagagggggtcacacatagtgatatagagagggggtcacacatagtgatatagagagggatcacacatagtgatatagagagggggtcacacatagtgatatagagagggatcacacatagtgatatagaggggggtcacacatagtgatatagaggggtcacacatagtgatagagaggggtcacacatagtgatatagagaggggtcacacatagtgatatagagaggggtcacacatagtgatatagagagggggtcacacatagtgatatagagaggggtcacacatagtgatatagaggggtcacacatagtgatatagaggggggtcacacatagtgatatagagaggggtcacacatagtgatatagagaggggtcacacatagtgatatagaggggtcacacatagtgatatagaggggtcacacatagtgatatatagaggggtcacacatagtgatatatagaggggtcacacatagtgatatatagaggggtcacacatagtgatatatagaggggggtcacacatagtgatatagaggggtcacacatagtgatatagagaggggtcacacatagtgatatatagagagggggtcacacatagtgatatatagaggggtcacacatagtgatatatagaggggggtcacacatggtgatatagaggggtcacacatagtgatatagagaggggtcacacatagtgatatagagagggggtcacacatagtgatatagaggggtcacacatagtgatatagaggggtcacacatagtgatatatagaggggggtcacacatagtgatatagagaggggtcacacatagtgatatagagaggggtcacacatagtgatatagaggggggtcacacatagtgatatagaggggtcacacatagtgatatagagaggggtcacacatagtgatatagagaggggtcacacatagtgatatagagaggtcacacatagtgatataggggggtcacacatagtgatatagagaggggtcacacatagtgatatagagaggggtcacacatagtgatatagagagggggtcacacata encodes:
- the LOC138770314 gene encoding acyl-coenzyme A thioesterase 1-like, with product MLSVLRRRLPAVPRCGRAMSGLCMQVSPGRCLYDRPLQLRVRGLSPGQPVTLRTALTDEAGELFTSVALYQADGGGELELSRSPALEGGSYTGVEPEGPLWSLEPRTPLRRLIKKDVQSPFQLRFSLHQAHRPPGALLAEAAQERSFMGEGVTREPVRDGRVRGSLFLPPGPGPFPGVIEVQGTGGGLLDYKASLLADKGFATLALAYYKYEDLPKEMKDLRLEYFEEAVNFMLRHPQVKGPGIGLLGHSKGGELVVCMSSFLKGIAASAVVNGSVTNVITALHYKDITLPPLGYDVKKLKYPQPGVVDMSEIFHNPLEEANRRSLIPVGKADCKFLFIVGEDDKNWKSDFYAQTACQLLAEEGKEKPEVVYYPNAGHYIEPPYFPLCTVSMHKLVGQPVIWGGEPKAHAHAQVDSWKRIQAFFHKHLNQERVRESKL